The genome window GAGGAAGAGAATGGTCCCGTGGAAGATGGTGATGGCAGTCAGGTGGGaggcacaggtggagaaggctttgCGGCGACCACTGGCTGAATGCATCTTGAGGATGGTGGCAATGATAAATACATAAGATGTGAGAATGATGGCCAGTGTACTGACCTCATTAAAGGTGGCAAAAATGAGAAGAAGCAACTGATTGTTGTAAATATCAGAGCAAGACAGGGAGAGCAATGCAGAGAACTCACAGAAGAAGTGATTGATTGTGTTGAAACCCTGGAAAGACAATTGGATAGCAGAGCATGTAAGTATCAGGGAACATGCTACCCCCCATGCATATGATCCAACCACCAGCA of Suricata suricatta isolate VVHF042 unplaced genomic scaffold, meerkat_22Aug2017_6uvM2_HiC HiC_scaffold_37113, whole genome shotgun sequence contains these proteins:
- the LOC115285067 gene encoding olfactory receptor 5D18-like → VDFCYSSIIVPKTLANLVVEDRTISFSGCVAQFFFFCTFVVAESFLLAVMAYDRFVAICNPLLYTMAMSQKPCAMLVVGSYAWGVACSLILTCSAIQLSFQGFNTINHFFCEFSALLSLSCSDIYNNQLLLLIFATFNEVSTLAIILTSYVFIIATILKMHSASGRRKAFSTCASHLTAITIFHGTILFLYCVPNSKNSRHTVKVASVFYTAVIPMVNSLIYSLRNK